A region from the Cryptosporangium arvum DSM 44712 genome encodes:
- a CDS encoding methyl-accepting chemotaxis protein translates to MSLSSFLADRSVGQKLSALGLLAVVGAVGVGVAGVHGLSEAHDSAERVLAANVLTRATLQADMDHDAIRGDVLLALVDPQANLSEVRGEFADHSAELKKLVEQVRDAGVSPAVTAAAESSLAAIDTYVARARALIDAAATDPVAARTQLPTFNQAFTAVEEALPVVADGVEAQADRDAAQVDAARSDALLAIVLTNVLLGFVVLAVAAALIRSMVTRLGSLEHVVVGMAGGDLSRRSGLTGRDELGRLGTEFDRAMDSLNGMVAAIGASAQRLSASSSDLATVGEQISGSASGAASTAGSVAHRAEEVSTHVQAVSAGSEQMGASISEIAQNAARAADVASSAVRNASDARDTVERLGTSSAQVGEVVRVITSIAEQTNLLALNATIEAARAGDLGKGFAVVAGEVKDLAQETARATDDIAQRVAAIQADTEGAVAAIAAIADVIHQINEFQTTIAAAVEEQSATVTEMNRSVTEAASGTMSIASTIRGVADTAESISNQAAGSRSSAGELAGMAADLQGLISGFRR, encoded by the coding sequence GTTCCTTGCTGACCGCTCGGTGGGCCAGAAGCTCTCCGCGTTGGGTCTGCTCGCGGTCGTCGGTGCGGTCGGCGTCGGGGTGGCCGGTGTGCACGGCCTGTCCGAGGCGCACGACTCGGCCGAGCGGGTGCTGGCGGCGAACGTGCTGACCAGGGCCACGCTCCAGGCGGACATGGACCACGACGCGATCCGCGGCGACGTGCTGCTCGCGCTCGTCGACCCCCAGGCGAACCTCTCCGAGGTCCGGGGCGAGTTCGCCGACCACTCGGCCGAGCTGAAAAAGCTGGTCGAGCAGGTCCGCGACGCCGGGGTCTCGCCCGCGGTCACGGCAGCGGCCGAGAGCTCGCTCGCGGCCATCGACACCTACGTCGCCCGGGCCCGTGCCCTGATCGACGCCGCGGCGACCGACCCGGTGGCGGCCCGGACCCAGCTGCCGACGTTCAACCAGGCGTTCACCGCGGTCGAGGAGGCCCTGCCGGTCGTCGCCGACGGCGTCGAAGCGCAGGCCGACCGGGACGCCGCCCAGGTGGACGCCGCCCGCAGCGACGCGCTGCTCGCGATCGTGCTGACGAACGTGCTGCTCGGGTTCGTGGTGCTGGCGGTGGCGGCTGCCCTGATCCGGTCGATGGTCACGCGGCTCGGCTCGCTCGAGCACGTCGTCGTCGGGATGGCCGGCGGCGACCTGTCCCGGCGGTCGGGCCTGACCGGACGTGACGAACTCGGCCGGCTCGGCACCGAGTTCGACCGGGCGATGGACAGCCTGAACGGCATGGTCGCCGCGATCGGCGCCTCGGCCCAGCGGCTGTCGGCGTCCTCCTCCGACCTGGCCACCGTCGGTGAGCAGATCAGCGGGAGCGCGTCCGGGGCCGCGTCGACCGCCGGTTCGGTCGCGCACCGGGCCGAAGAGGTGTCCACGCACGTCCAGGCGGTGTCGGCCGGCTCGGAGCAGATGGGTGCCTCGATCTCGGAGATCGCCCAGAACGCGGCCAGGGCCGCCGACGTGGCGTCCTCGGCGGTGCGCAACGCGTCCGACGCCCGCGACACGGTCGAGCGCCTCGGCACGTCGTCCGCCCAGGTCGGCGAGGTCGTCCGGGTGATCACCTCGATCGCCGAGCAGACCAACCTGCTGGCGCTGAACGCCACGATCGAGGCCGCCAGGGCCGGTGACCTCGGCAAGGGCTTCGCGGTCGTGGCCGGTGAGGTCAAGGACCTGGCTCAGGAGACCGCGCGGGCCACCGACGACATCGCACAACGCGTCGCGGCGATCCAGGCCGACACCGAGGGGGCCGTCGCCGCGATCGCCGCGATCGCCGACGTCATCCATCAGATCAACGAGTTCCAGACGACGATCGCGGCCGCGGTCGAGGAGCAGAGCGCGACCGTGACCGAGATGAACCGCAGCGTCACCGAGGCCGCGAGCGGGACGATGAGCATCGCCTCGACGATCCGCGGCGTCGCCGACACGGCCGAGTCGATAAGCAACCAGGCGGCGGGTTCCCGCTCGTCGGCCGGAGAGCTGGCCGGCATGGCGGCCGATCTGCAGGGGCTGATCTCCGGGTTCCGGCGGTAG
- a CDS encoding DNA recombination protein RmuC yields the protein MSTSTLIGLIVVALVCLSAGVAAGWFAALARNAADTAGLRATIEASKANEDRLEHALRSVTTEAIERNNTAFSQLVGPIRESIANVEHTVVELEKDRAVAHAALREQVNAMQQTGEKLRVETGQLVSALKAPQVRGRWGEHQLRRIVEVAGMVEHCDFVEQAVSNTEDGILRPDLVVTLAGGKNVVVDAKVPFAAYLEAMEARDEQARNSRMEAHARHLRMHVEQLSAKSYWQRFEPTPEFVVLFVPADTFLDAALQREPNLLEHAFSRNIVVATPSTLVALLRTIAYTWRQEALAENAAAVHALGRDLYQRLSTMGGHVDKLGTALGAAVARYNDAVGSLEARVLVTARRFTDLQVATSDIAPPRQVDAVPRALQAPELVPPG from the coding sequence ATGTCCACCTCCACCCTCATCGGACTGATCGTCGTCGCGCTGGTCTGTCTTTCCGCCGGGGTCGCCGCGGGCTGGTTCGCCGCCCTGGCCCGGAACGCGGCCGACACCGCCGGGCTCCGCGCGACGATCGAGGCGTCGAAGGCCAACGAGGACCGGCTGGAGCACGCGCTGCGGTCGGTGACCACGGAGGCGATCGAGCGCAACAACACCGCGTTCTCCCAGCTCGTCGGTCCGATCCGGGAGAGCATCGCGAACGTCGAGCACACCGTCGTCGAGCTGGAGAAGGACCGGGCCGTCGCGCACGCGGCGCTGCGTGAGCAGGTCAACGCGATGCAGCAGACCGGCGAGAAGCTCCGGGTCGAGACCGGGCAGCTGGTGTCGGCGCTGAAGGCGCCCCAGGTCCGCGGACGCTGGGGCGAGCACCAGCTGCGCCGGATCGTCGAGGTGGCCGGCATGGTCGAGCACTGCGACTTCGTCGAGCAGGCGGTCTCCAACACCGAGGACGGCATCCTGCGGCCCGACCTCGTGGTGACGCTCGCCGGCGGGAAGAACGTCGTCGTGGACGCGAAAGTGCCGTTCGCCGCCTACCTGGAGGCGATGGAGGCTCGCGACGAGCAGGCGCGCAACTCCCGGATGGAGGCGCACGCCCGGCACCTGCGCATGCACGTCGAGCAGCTCTCGGCGAAGTCCTACTGGCAGCGGTTCGAGCCGACGCCCGAGTTCGTCGTGCTGTTCGTACCGGCCGACACGTTCCTGGACGCCGCGCTGCAGCGGGAGCCGAACCTGCTCGAGCACGCGTTCAGCCGCAACATCGTCGTCGCGACGCCGTCGACGCTCGTCGCGCTGCTGCGCACGATCGCGTACACGTGGCGGCAGGAGGCGCTGGCCGAGAACGCGGCGGCGGTGCACGCGCTGGGGCGCGATCTCTACCAGCGGCTGTCCACGATGGGGGGTCACGTCGACAAGCTCGGTACCGCGCTGGGCGCGGCGGTCGCGCGCTACAACGACGCGGTCGGTTCGCTGGAGGCGCGCGTGCTGGTGACCGCCCGGCGGTTCACCGACCTGCAGGTGGCGACGAGCGACATCGCGCCGCCACGACAGGTGGACGCCGTGCCGCGGGCGCTGCAGGCCCCGGAGCTGGTGCCGCCGGGGTGA